Proteins from a single region of Mucilaginibacter daejeonensis:
- a CDS encoding serine hydrolase: MKNTNYEWTAEMMATSATAYDENGNPIKNRIFTEKAAAGLQTTIKHPAHFAELSINCNPKQLNTVLKPSTIKLMETPVLPSSNEGESGLGYRFMNYEGFRTIGHTGENVGWSAALFSDLPTKSGIIVLCNGSNGDRVWFPIYQSWLKTVKTKK; this comes from the coding sequence ATGAAGAATACCAATTATGAATGGACAGCAGAAATGATGGCTACTTCAGCAACGGCATATGACGAGAATGGTAATCCTATAAAAAACCGGATCTTCACTGAAAAAGCAGCGGCTGGACTTCAGACCACTATCAAACATCCAGCACATTTTGCAGAATTGTCAATTAACTGTAATCCAAAACAATTGAATACAGTCTTGAAACCGAGCACCATCAAGTTAATGGAAACTCCTGTTCTTCCAAGTTCCAATGAAGGTGAGAGCGGGCTGGGATATCGTTTTATGAATTATGAAGGTTTCAGAACCATAGGACACACCGGAGAAAATGTAGGCTGGAGTGCCGCTCTATTTTCGGACCTGCCAACGAAAAGCGGCATCATCGTTCTATGTAACGGATCCAATGGTGATCGGGTCTGGTTTCCGATCTACCAAAGTTGGCTAAAAACAGTTAAGACTAAAAAATAG
- a CDS encoding beta-lactamase family protein, producing MKNNIHLKSFFSFTLLIVYFGMIFSCSATRHSQNAILQTIDPLYKEIETVGNELTVKNNVPGVAVSVIRDGKIAWIQSIGYADLASKNQ from the coding sequence ATGAAAAATAACATTCACCTAAAAAGCTTCTTTTCATTTACCTTATTGATCGTCTATTTTGGAATGATTTTCTCTTGTTCGGCAACTAGACATTCCCAGAATGCAATTCTTCAGACAATAGATCCGCTGTATAAAGAAATTGAAACAGTAGGTAATGAACTTACCGTGAAGAATAATGTTCCCGGAGTAGCAGTATCCGTGATAAGGGATGGAAAGATTGCTTGGATACAATCGATTGGTTATGCGGATCTTGCAAGCAAAAACCAGTAG
- a CDS encoding pyridoxal-phosphate dependent enzyme — translation MWSNNILETIGNTPLVKLNKLTKDIKATVLAKVETTNPGNSIKDRMALKMIEDAEKDGRLKPGGTIIEGTSGNTGMGLAIAAVIKGYKCIFTSTDKQSKEKFDALRAFGAEVIVCPTNVDPEDPRSYYSVSSRLEREVPNSWKPNQYDNLSNSQAHYEQTGPEIWEQTEGKITHLVVGVGTGGTISGTARYLKQKNPDLQVLGIDTYGSVFKKYKETGIFDKNEIYPYITEGIGEDFLPQNVDFSLIDHFEKVTDKDAALMTRQIAMQEGIFAGNSSGSAIAGVLQMKDRFKEGDVVVVIFPDHGTRYLGKMYNEDWLRERGFLKDDKLTARDIISKKESSEIITIDVEKSVLEAINTIKTLSISQIPVTQHGMVIGKITESDILDALLENPSLRSQPVQTITTAPFPFVDLNTSIDKISGMINKDNIAVLVEDEKGKIEIITQFDIINAISA, via the coding sequence ATGTGGAGTAATAACATATTAGAGACCATTGGCAATACGCCATTGGTAAAGCTTAATAAGCTGACCAAAGATATTAAGGCCACTGTATTGGCTAAGGTAGAGACCACTAATCCGGGCAACTCGATCAAAGACCGCATGGCTTTGAAGATGATCGAGGATGCTGAAAAGGATGGCCGTTTAAAACCAGGGGGCACCATTATAGAAGGTACATCGGGCAATACCGGTATGGGCCTGGCGATCGCTGCCGTGATCAAGGGCTACAAATGTATATTCACCAGTACCGATAAACAATCAAAGGAAAAGTTTGATGCCTTACGTGCCTTTGGTGCCGAGGTGATCGTTTGCCCTACCAACGTCGATCCTGAGGACCCGCGTTCTTATTATTCGGTATCATCACGTTTGGAGCGCGAGGTGCCTAACTCGTGGAAGCCTAATCAATATGACAACCTGTCGAACTCACAGGCACACTATGAGCAAACGGGACCGGAGATCTGGGAGCAGACCGAAGGGAAGATCACTCACCTGGTGGTAGGTGTGGGTACAGGTGGTACTATTTCTGGCACTGCCCGTTATCTGAAACAAAAGAACCCTGATCTGCAAGTTTTAGGTATCGATACTTACGGCTCGGTGTTTAAAAAGTATAAAGAGACCGGCATCTTTGATAAGAACGAGATCTATCCATACATCACCGAAGGTATTGGCGAAGACTTTTTACCTCAGAACGTGGACTTTAGCCTGATCGACCATTTTGAGAAAGTGACCGATAAGGATGCTGCGCTGATGACCCGCCAGATCGCGATGCAGGAAGGCATATTTGCCGGTAACTCCAGTGGATCGGCCATAGCGGGTGTGTTGCAGATGAAAGACCGTTTTAAAGAAGGTGATGTGGTGGTGGTGATCTTTCCTGACCATGGCACCCGCTATTTAGGTAAGATGTATAATGAGGACTGGCTGCGTGAGCGCGGTTTCTTGAAGGATGATAAACTTACCGCACGTGATATCATCAGCAAAAAAGAAAGCTCTGAGATCATTACCATCGATGTAGAGAAGAGCGTACTGGAAGCGATCAACACCATCAAAACGCTCAGCATATCACAAATACCAGTTACTCAACACGGTATGGTGATCGGCAAGATCACTGAAAGTGATATACTGGACGCTTTATTGGAGAACCCTTCTTTGAGGTCGCAACCGGTGCAAACCATCACTACCGCGCCGTTCCCATTCGTTGATCTGAATACGTCTATCGATAAGATATCGGGCATGATCAATAAGGATAACATTGCGGTATTGGTTGAAGATGAGAAAGGCAAGATCGAGATCATTACTCAATTTGATATCATTAACGCGATATCCGCATAG
- a CDS encoding serine hydrolase domain-containing protein, whose protein sequence is MTRSLSFQKSLLLLMLLPICSRAQTILTDSAAKQLDAAVEGFRQRYHSPSLVLVIVNDQQVVYKKASGYIDVDQEVPATVDSKYPVMSVSKLFTATMLMQLRHNKMLTLEDDVRKYVPEYPLQGTTLLQLATHTAGLPRNTHADLNFTQQIDRWMLGKENINVLYPSTKQELLRSLSKIEREYPVYHFLGYSDRHYSNLGYSILGIAIERAAHTTHAEYVTSKIFRPLQMNSSGFLTGPKQQDVVAKGYVYQDSIDTYKRTPFFQPNSASYAGGIYSTGNDMAKFVSAQFKHNSSILPDADKAMMMALNIGWKPSYPYTFHEGSILGYRSEVMISPGKKIGWVILTNSNNFEFDRVNDVIGKIMDGVVTTAPAIALTDYAGTYQLVGTQNTLKIYLKDGSLYSTYLENDIPAKPLTVSGRRAFKGAGKNGYNIIYEFLTDPNGRVTTLNMGQLMWRKQDSHTTK, encoded by the coding sequence ATGACACGATCTTTATCATTTCAAAAATCATTGCTGTTACTGATGCTGCTTCCAATTTGCAGCCGGGCGCAAACCATTTTGACTGACAGTGCTGCAAAGCAGCTTGACGCAGCGGTAGAAGGCTTCAGACAGCGGTACCATTCGCCAAGCTTAGTGTTGGTTATTGTGAATGACCAGCAAGTGGTGTATAAAAAGGCCAGCGGCTATATCGACGTTGATCAGGAAGTACCCGCCACCGTGGATAGCAAGTATCCGGTCATGTCTGTATCTAAGCTTTTTACAGCCACTATGCTGATGCAATTGAGGCATAACAAAATGTTAACGCTGGAAGACGACGTTAGGAAATATGTTCCCGAATATCCCTTGCAGGGAACCACTTTGCTCCAATTGGCCACGCATACCGCCGGACTACCGCGTAATACTCACGCCGACCTAAACTTTACTCAACAGATAGACCGCTGGATGCTGGGTAAAGAAAACATTAACGTGTTGTATCCATCGACCAAGCAAGAGTTACTACGATCACTTAGTAAGATCGAGCGCGAATACCCGGTCTACCATTTCCTGGGGTATAGTGATCGGCATTACTCCAACTTGGGCTACAGTATTTTAGGTATCGCTATTGAACGTGCCGCGCACACTACGCATGCTGAATACGTCACGTCGAAGATCTTCCGCCCCTTGCAAATGAACAGTAGCGGCTTTCTGACCGGCCCTAAACAGCAGGATGTGGTCGCAAAGGGTTATGTTTATCAGGATAGTATCGATACTTACAAACGCACACCATTTTTTCAGCCTAATTCGGCCTCGTATGCGGGCGGCATCTATTCTACTGGTAATGATATGGCCAAATTCGTAAGTGCTCAGTTCAAACACAACAGTTCGATATTGCCCGATGCTGATAAGGCCATGATGATGGCACTTAACATCGGATGGAAACCCTCCTACCCTTACACTTTTCACGAGGGTTCTATTTTGGGTTACCGCTCAGAAGTGATGATCAGTCCTGGCAAAAAGATCGGCTGGGTGATCCTGACCAACAGTAATAACTTTGAGTTCGACCGGGTGAACGACGTGATCGGTAAGATCATGGATGGTGTGGTCACTACTGCGCCTGCTATTGCCTTGACCGATTACGCAGGTACCTATCAATTAGTGGGTACTCAAAATACATTGAAGATCTATTTAAAGGACGGTTCGCTATACTCCACTTACCTGGAAAACGATATTCCTGCCAAACCGCTAACGGTGTCGGGGCGGCGCGCCTTTAAAGGTGCCGGCAAGAACGGCTACAATATCATATATGAGTTCCTGACCGACCCGAACGGCCGGGTAACCACTTTGAACATGGGTCAGCTCATGTGGCGCAAACAGGACAGCCATACCACAAAATGA
- a CDS encoding ORF6N domain-containing protein — protein sequence MDFIRRVINMLDIDPKEMYRTIPKRSREQVKRNVERFSPHFTFQLTDEEAYFMVSQNATPSRKYIFWGTQLKTIPLIDLNISYLRASAICFP from the coding sequence ATTGATTTTATTAGACGCGTTATAAATATGTTAGATATAGATCCAAAAGAAATGTATCGAACGATTCCCAAACGATCAAGAGAACAGGTAAAGCGAAATGTGGAAAGATTTTCTCCTCACTTTACGTTCCAATTGACAGATGAAGAAGCTTATTTCATGGTGTCGCAAAATGCTACTCCTTCCAGAAAATACATTTTTTGGGGGACACAGCTTAAAACTATTCCTTTGATCGATTTGAACATCTCTTACTTACGGGCATCAGCCATATGTTTTCCTTAG
- a CDS encoding serine hydrolase domain-containing protein, which yields MDTIDWLCGSCKQKPVASETIFNIGSISKLVSAWGFMQLTEKGFIKLDDPVDQYLTRWHLPESEFDRSRVTLRRILSHTAGLSVHGYGGSDQGLPLLSLEESLNGKTKRNGETVHLISEPGTKWDYSGGGYTLAQLLLEERTNQSFATYIKK from the coding sequence TTGGATACAATCGATTGGTTATGCGGATCTTGCAAGCAAAAACCAGTAGCTTCTGAAACGATCTTTAATATTGGTTCTATCTCCAAGCTGGTATCTGCCTGGGGCTTTATGCAGCTTACTGAAAAGGGGTTTATCAAACTGGACGATCCCGTTGATCAGTATCTAACCCGATGGCATCTGCCGGAATCTGAATTTGACAGATCAAGAGTAACACTAAGACGGATCTTGAGCCATACTGCAGGACTTTCAGTACACGGTTACGGAGGATCAGACCAAGGATTACCACTGTTAAGTCTGGAAGAATCGCTGAACGGAAAAACCAAACGCAATGGTGAAACCGTACATCTTATCAGCGAGCCGGGAACTAAATGGGACTATTCCGGGGGAGGCTACACTCTTGCACAACTGCTCCTTGAAGAGAGAACGAACCAGAGTTTTGCCACCTATATTAAAAAATAA
- a CDS encoding site-specific integrase translates to MLRSYFCLTFNSFFMTKNVAILFYLKKRANAKEQKVPVYMRITVDGQRVEIATGERIEPRLWDPSEGRAKGRTPEIEEVNSTLVILEMKINDTARYLKDYDEEITAEKIKNRYLGKVEKPMMLVEVFQEHNRKVMALVNREFAPATATRYETTLKHTIDFMQWKYNKKDIRVKQIDHQFITEFEFYLRSVRKCNNNSAFKYIKNFGKIVRICLANGWITVNPFLNYKIKIKKVDRPFLSKEELDIMATKKLLGSRLDQVRDIFLFSCYTGLAYVDVQKLKRSEIVRGFDGEQWIFTSRQKTDTPSRIPLLPYALSVIEKYRDHPQCENEDRLLPILSNQKMNAYLKEIADLCGIEKDLTFHIARHTFATTVTLLNGVPIESVSKMLGHTNIKTTQHYARILDLKVGEDMGMLRKKLQSE, encoded by the coding sequence ATGCTGCGAAGTTATTTTTGTTTAACTTTTAACAGCTTTTTTATGACTAAAAATGTCGCCATTCTCTTTTACCTAAAAAAGAGAGCAAATGCCAAAGAGCAGAAAGTTCCGGTTTACATGAGAATTACTGTGGACGGACAACGTGTTGAGATCGCAACCGGTGAAAGAATTGAGCCCAGGTTATGGGACCCAAGTGAAGGGCGAGCCAAAGGAAGGACGCCCGAGATCGAGGAAGTTAATTCGACTCTGGTCATACTTGAGATGAAGATCAATGATACAGCGCGATATCTCAAGGATTACGATGAAGAAATTACTGCTGAGAAGATAAAAAACAGGTATTTAGGTAAAGTCGAAAAACCGATGATGTTAGTGGAGGTTTTTCAAGAACATAACCGAAAAGTGATGGCCTTGGTCAATCGTGAGTTCGCTCCTGCAACTGCTACCCGGTATGAAACCACCTTAAAGCATACCATTGACTTCATGCAATGGAAATACAATAAAAAGGACATCCGGGTTAAACAGATAGATCACCAATTTATTACTGAGTTCGAGTTTTACCTCCGTTCTGTAAGAAAGTGCAATAACAACTCGGCGTTTAAGTATATTAAGAACTTCGGAAAGATTGTGCGTATCTGCCTTGCCAATGGGTGGATAACAGTCAACCCATTTTTGAATTATAAGATAAAGATCAAAAAGGTTGATAGACCATTTCTTTCAAAAGAAGAACTTGATATCATGGCTACCAAAAAACTTTTAGGTAGCAGGCTGGATCAGGTTAGGGACATCTTCTTATTCAGCTGCTATACCGGCTTGGCATATGTGGACGTCCAAAAGCTGAAGCGTTCGGAAATCGTTCGCGGTTTTGATGGCGAGCAATGGATATTCACCAGCCGTCAAAAAACTGACACGCCATCGCGCATTCCTTTGTTACCCTATGCACTATCCGTCATCGAGAAATATCGGGATCATCCTCAATGCGAAAACGAGGACCGGCTTTTGCCGATACTAAGCAATCAGAAAATGAATGCTTACTTAAAGGAAATAGCAGATCTATGCGGTATAGAGAAAGATCTTACCTTTCATATCGCCAGGCATACGTTTGCGACCACTGTTACCTTATTAAATGGCGTGCCAATAGAAAGTGTCTCGAAAATGCTTGGACATACGAACATCAAAACAACTCAACACTATGCAAGAATCTTGGATCTAAAAGTTGGTGAAGATATGGGTATGCTAAGGAAGAAACTTCAGTCAGAATGA
- a CDS encoding nucleotide kinase domain-containing protein, producing MNIHINQRPPVASKVLDTYWKFAAARQDIFFARLAGKAQLTTDPILLKHKFTNAYRAADRVSQYLIKEVIYTGDQRPEELLFRIILFKLFNKIETWQLFEQEFGQVTWRDFSLERYAQVLDEAIRAGGPIYSGAYLMTSGTSAYGHTRKHENHLELIEHMMRSRLAEQVQHAVSLEAVYQLLLSYPTIGKFLAYQYAIDINYSTLTDFSEMDFVMPGPGARDGIRKCFSELGGYTEADIIRYVTDRQEQEFERLDIEFKTLWGRPLQLIDCQNLFCETDKYARVAHPEISGISGRTKIKQVYCRIDHDINYFFPPKWGLNERLNSLL from the coding sequence ATGAACATCCATATCAACCAACGGCCTCCTGTTGCTTCTAAAGTATTGGATACTTACTGGAAGTTCGCGGCAGCGCGGCAGGACATCTTTTTTGCTCGGCTTGCAGGAAAAGCTCAACTGACCACCGACCCGATATTGCTTAAGCATAAGTTCACGAATGCCTATCGTGCGGCAGACCGGGTAAGTCAATACCTCATCAAAGAAGTTATTTATACTGGCGATCAAAGGCCTGAAGAGCTCTTGTTCCGCATTATCCTTTTCAAGTTATTCAACAAGATCGAGACCTGGCAACTCTTTGAGCAGGAGTTCGGTCAGGTGACCTGGCGTGACTTTTCGTTAGAAAGATATGCTCAGGTATTGGATGAAGCGATCAGGGCAGGCGGACCGATCTATTCCGGCGCTTATCTGATGACCTCAGGTACCAGTGCTTATGGTCATACCCGCAAACATGAGAATCATCTTGAACTGATCGAACACATGATGCGGTCACGCTTAGCGGAACAGGTCCAGCATGCCGTATCGCTGGAAGCAGTGTATCAACTTTTGCTAAGCTATCCCACGATAGGCAAGTTCCTGGCTTACCAGTATGCGATAGATATCAACTACAGTACCCTGACCGATTTCAGTGAGATGGACTTTGTGATGCCTGGTCCTGGTGCCAGGGACGGTATCCGCAAATGCTTTAGTGAGCTGGGCGGCTATACCGAAGCGGACATCATACGGTATGTGACCGACAGGCAGGAACAAGAATTCGAGCGCTTAGACATCGAATTTAAGACCTTATGGGGAAGGCCCTTGCAGCTGATCGATTGCCAAAATCTCTTTTGTGAAACTGATAAGTACGCACGTGTCGCCCATCCCGAGATCAGCGGGATATCCGGCCGTACAAAGATCAAGCAGGTCTATTGCCGCATCGATCATGACATCAACTACTTTTTCCCTCCGAAGTGGGGGCTGAACGAGCGGCTGAATAGCCTACTTTGA